GGAGATTTGACATTGGGATCGTCGCATGTACCGCTTACTCTGTCTGTTATATTCTGGTAATTGCTTTGGGCGAAATTCAAACCTCCAACCACCATGAAAGGATCGCGCAGAAAGTACAAGATTCGCAGACGATGCTTCGTACGTCCGTCAACATTGAAGTTAACAGGCATGAATTAACTGTACCCACTATGACTGCCGGCATGCTTGATCTCATCACTTCATGACCAACAGCATTTCGATGAGCATAAACGACCAATTCGGGGTGGCTGTAGACGCGGTGATAGCTGTAATTATGTACACCCAGATGACGACGAGTGGGACGATCTCACTCCTTCTTACCACCCTGACGGCCCAGTCAATCGTAGTCCACCGCGGTACAGGAAACGTTGGTCCTCTCGGTCACGGTcgaggtcaaggtcaaggtcacAGACGCCTCGTGCCTGGGACGGAAGTGAAGAACGGACTGCGGGgccgtcgtcttcatcgcaAGTACCAACTTTAAGCTCTAGAATCACGGATCACCCCGCCCCTTCCTCGTCCAGAGCTCCTCCAACGCAACCACCACCCATCAGGACGGCATCTCTAGGCGGCATGAGCAGCGCATATTCACCGACATCAGCCCAATCTGGTTCGTCTAGAATCTTATCTGGCAACATCGTGACGTCGCCAAACTCAGCTCCGACAGAACCTAAGGCTTTTCGTGCCTTCCAAAGCGCACACAAAAGCACAAATCCACAATCTAATTCACCGGCCACGCCAATCCAGATGCATCATGGAGAGGCATCGTCATCCTTGCAGCCcgcgcctccacctccgccaaaCCATTCCCCGCCGATGCAACCCCCGCAACCCTTACCAGATGTACCCGATGTCATGATGGTACCGGCAGAATCACAGCCAGCCGACCGAAAGACAGAAGATAAGAAAGAATTTTGGGAAAAACGGACAGCGTGCGTGATTGTATTCTACCTGTACAGAAACAGTTTTAAGCCTGTGTACCATTCAAATTTACAGATCCATCGCTAAATCCACGCGGCTGCTTGAAAAAGTGAAGGAGCTCGATAAATCATGCAAAGACGCAGATCACGTATTGCAAAGTTCATTCTTTGCAGGTCTGCCGGAGCCTGAACGCGCACGTCTCAGAGAACAATACCAGTCACTTCTCACGGCGCGAAAGGACGCAGAGAAGGAGTATCATGCAATCAGACAAGAGCTTGCCAATGCCGACGCATGGCCCACGGGCCCATCAGCCACTTTTCAAGCGGAAGAAGACGTTCTCGCGAAACAGAAAGAGATCTCGACGTATCTCAAGGAGCTCGCGACAATGATGCAGGAAGTGCAAAAAGTATTTGGAGAGTTGCCAAAATACAACCCTCCTGCTTTGCTTTCGCAGGGTGCTGGAGCAGACGAAGATGGGACTGctatggatgtggatgttaAGCCTGAGTCGTCTCAGGCAGGTCGAAAGCGCCGCAGGATGGACGATGCAGGCAgagcagatgcagatggacCTTCAGCGGAGGAAATGCAGGAATTTATCACCACGCTAACGGACCTTGAGGAGAAAATATCGACCCTCAGGAATGACATGACCGCCCGTGATGCAGAAACAAGAGAAGATCTGGAAAATCTCATTTCGACGAGGATCGACGAAAATAATTTCAAGAATGCCGAGATTGCGCGGGAGAGGGAAGAGAAGTtgcaggaggaagagaagactAGGAATAACCTTCTTGGTGCACTGACCACAGAGGTACAGAAGGCGGGGGATGATATCGGTGAGATCGCTACGGCGGTTGGGGGCCTGGTTCTTCGTGTGGCCGATCTTGAGGTTGAACTttcaaaggaaaaggaagcCCATGAAACTGCGTTAAGCAGACTGGCTGTGGTATGTTTATCACTATcttcatatatatatatcttTATCACTCAACATTCAATTCACACTTTGTTTAGGTCGAAGAACGTCTATCACAATATGGCAAGTCCCAAGCGGAATACACGCGCAACATCGACACTCTCACGGCAGCCTTGGAGGCATACAAAACTTCTCCCCCTACTCCTCCAGTCACTCCACGCAACCCCTCCGCCGCGTATGTCATCTCCGTCATTGAAGAACGCATTCTCGCGGGTCTGCACTCGACAATGGTTCCCTTTGTTGAAGAGCTACGACGTGACATGGAAAATCTGTTGTCTGAAAAGAATCGTGAGGTTTATCGCGTGGTGTGGGACAAACTTGGCAAGACGATGAAGCTGATCGAGAAAATCAAGGCGAGGGTTGACGCTGGCGTCAGCGGTGAAGGTGTCGCTCGAGGCCCGAACCAGGCGTAGCCTTCTGGGTTGGCGCCCATGTTTTTTTTCGTTTGATTGTCATTTTCCTTCGTTCCTCTCACTCATGGTTACCGATGGAATCATGTCATTTCTTGACTTCGTGGTTGGTTATTGTAGTTATCCACTTCTGTACCTAATATAGTATCTAGACATGCTTGTAACGACTGTATCTATACGACTAATTTCCTATCCTCTCTTTCTTGGGTCAAACCATACAGATAAAAGACGATTTGAGCGCTAGTACCGCAACAGTCACGAAATTGAGAATCAAGGTCACGTGTGATGACTTGTCGCGTCACTACCGACGCGACCGAGACGCGACGCGAACTTAGGGGTTTAATACAAATCTTGGGGAAAGGCGCTGGCGGTCAGTATCATGCACACTCAAAAGCACTCACAATAGCAGCTCTATCAGTGTTCAAGATAAGATCTATACGGCTAAcatcaatatcattcttCATGACACCCGACTCGAATCGGACCCAGATTCAACTGAACTGCCTTTAAATCCAGAACCTTGAAGAGATTGCGTCGTCAATCTTTCTATTTTGATTATGAGTTTCTCACAACATACCATCAAAACTCCGGAGGCAAACAACCCCAAACCATCCTGGTCTCTCGTGCACAGTTTTGACACATGTTACGTGGAGATAAGCGTACAGGGTGAATTGGAAAAGGTACCCCTGGGTTGAAAGCTGACAGGATACTTACAACATGTGGACGGTCTATAGAAGTCGTTCTATTACAATGCTACTGTAATCCAAATTTAGATTGATAGATAATTGAATTGTCCTTGGAAAAGAATGTATTTACATGGGAGATGACATATGTTTTTATTTAACGGTAGGCTTACTGGCATGTACTAAGATTGCAAAAAGCTTTGCTTCTGAATAGATTCAGATGTCTATAACATATCAATTCAAGTGACATGAATTGCCCTTTGGCCAGAACAGTTTGAATGGCATCTACACGTGTTTTGCAGGGATACGCAAATGTCATGTCCTTCGGTGGACATTGCTCCTTTTCTAAATTGAACCCTTAGAAAACTGTGAAAGAATCTGCCCCACATTTAAATAGAAACATGTCTCAATGGTATACATGGACTCATTTTTCAATCATGAATCTACCGACGTTTATgttatcaattcaatgtcTAGAGTTCCGTACCATGGATATGGTGCATGAGTTGCAAGCCTGCACTCTGTGTATTCAGTTACGAGGTCAGGAACAAAGTAAACAGAGTTCAAGTACTGGCAGCGCCTGGCAGATAGTTGGCCGCAGGGCCAGGTTGCAATCAGGTACAAATAACGCGTAAACAACCCAAAAAGGACTCGTGGTTTCTTTATAAACATCTCCGTCATCCATTAAACATCCACCGATCACCCATCTACCGGCCATCCTCAGCGGTCCCCAGAGTTCCGAGATCTCTGAAACAGAgatgtttctgtttctcttTGAATATCTTTTACAAATATTCTTTCCTGCTAGCTTGCTTATCGTCCCCGAAATTTCGTCAGTCCCTACGGTCGGCCCTCAATCGACATTATATGTTACCAATGAGTACATCTCTCCAGACGGTTTCCGACGATCGTGATTATCCATAAATTCATAATATATATGCCAGTTTGATCTGACCGTGTCTTCCCCTTTTCTAGTGCTTCTCTGATTAATGGCGTGTTTCCAGCGCCAGTTATCGTTGCGACTAAGGTAGTGCTACCACCAAAGCCGTAGATCTCCGATTACAGGATAATCTTTGTTTAATAGGGCGACCATTTTAAATTGAACGTCTCCAACTTTCTCTCTGACAGCACCATGCTCAGGAGTACAAGTATCGTAAGTAGTACGCACTCTAGCATCCGGAGAGGATGATGGTGACGCGTCTGACTATCCAACTAGCATTGGCATGGGATTCTTCAACGAGGCACGAACTGGGCTGACGGACCTGTTGGCGTTAGTCAATGTCCGATATCACCTAAtcattcttttctttacGAATTCAACGCTATTGAAGCCGGGACATTCTGGTATCATTCTCATTATGGTAAAGAAGTGCTGTATTATGCCATTTCAGACACCTCTGACCTCATATCTATCACTTTAGGTACGCAGTACTGTGATGGAATGCGTGGTGCCTTGGTAGTATATGATCCTCAAGACCCTCAAAGAACGCTATATGACGGTATGCTTCAATCATACGGTGCTATCTAAAATCACTTATTAATTTTCACTTTCGCATAACTTTGTCAGTCGATGACGGTAATGAAGTGTTTGTTATTTAAGGTGGTACAGCATACTGAGTATGAATTTCTAGAAAATACAGTAGTAACAATAGGTGATTGGTGAGGGATTTCGCCATGGCCTTGGACTGTTACTTCATTCTGACCTGACAAGGTATCATTATCCGTCTCCTTCTCTGGAGACTTTCCCGAAGGCAGATTCGACATTAATTAACGGGAAAGGGCGATATCCCAAAGGCAAACCAGCAGCTCTTTCAGTCGTCAATGTCGAGTATGGAAAACGCTATCGCTTGCGTCTTATATCCATCACATGTGATGGCTCCTATACCATTTTCATAGACAAGCATCCCTTTACTGTGATTGAAGCTGACGGTCAAAGTGTCGTCCCTGTCAGAGCTATCGACGCTTTGACGATCTTTGCAGGTGAGGCTCGCATCGATCTTTATCAGAAACTATTCAAACAAACAGGGTCCAAGGGCAGCGCTATTCTGTGGTCATTGTCGCTAACCAACCGATCGGTAATTACTGGATAAGAGCGCAGCGCGGCGTCGTTCAAGGCAACGTTGATCCTTTTGAGGGAGGACTTAACTCTGCTATCTTGCGCTACAAGGGCGCTGAGGAGGTCGAACCTGTACCGATTCCATATATTCCACCCAACCGTGTTCTCCGTGAGACGGAGCTACACGCTCTAATTGATCCTGAAGCTCCTGGAAAACCAGAACAAGATGGTGGGGACGTAAACCTTCACTTCTCCATTACCTACGAcgagaagacgaagatgttCCTTACCAATGGTAAATATTTCCAGCCTCCAAAGGTACCTGTGTTACTCCAGCTTTTGTCTGGAACACCTCCGGAAGAGCTCCTCCCGGAAGGATCGATTTTTACCCTTCCTCGGAACAAAACCATATCCATCTCAATGCTTCCTGGAGAATTTGATACGCCGGTATGCATTTTCTAGGATGAAGAAAAGTCTGAATACTGACCATGAGATTGCAATTACATTCCCTTTTACTAGCATCCATTCCATTTACATGGGGTATGTTTAAAACCGTGTAAATTATCAGTCCAAAGTGTTGATACCAAGCCGTCGTGCAGCATACCTTCAGTGTTGTACGAAGTGCCAACACGACGGATGATCCTGCTCCTAAATACAACTATCGCGATCCCGTACGTAGGGATACCGTCAATCTTGGCAAGGTAGATTCAGGAAGCAATGTTACCATTCGCTTCAGAACCGATAACCCTGGACCTTGGATCTTTCACTGGTGAGTTTAGATCGTCTTCCTTATTCTCATAGCTAATGAGCTCGTACAATACCACTAGTCATGTTGATTGGCATCTTGAGAGGTAACTGGCTTGAGAATGATCATGTTCTTCCTATTTGTGCTAAATCCGTTGCAGAGGCATGGCGATCGTATTTGCCGAGGCTCCTGAAGAAGCGCGCAAGGAGATACACCCACCTGGTAAGAAAATGTTCCATCATGGTCGAATGTTCTGTACAGATTCTGATTTTCAACATATCTCAGAGGAATGGCATTATCTTTGCCCAGTCTTTGATAATCTTCCTGAATCCTTGACGTCGATATCTACAGTAGCTATCCCACCTCCTACGGCAACAACCATCGAGCCAACTCCCTTCATAAACCTCCTTTAAATCGTGCTATGACAACTTTGCGACACCTTGATTTTGTATTTTCCTCAGTATGCAAGTTGTGTACGTGTACGATAAATACTGAAATATATTGATTGTATCTTAATACATATGAAGTGATATTATACAACGCAACGGGATAGAACAGGTCGGTAAGTAATTTTCCATAAATTCATGAGTGTCAGTGGATGCTTGAGGTTTTCAGCTAGACATTGATTCTACTATCGGCGGCGACTTTGACGGAGACACCATTTTCCTCCAGGTGGTTTGTACCATGAAAAAGCCTCTGAACCGGGTTCGTCTTCGCCCGCCATCAACGTTACCTCTCTCAGAGAAGGGTACAGCTGAGATAATAAGCCCATAATATTCCTGCCAGCAGAAAAATTATACCATCCTAGCGTAGAAACGTCTTTAGCGTCTATGTGTTGAGTATTTTCAAAGCAGGAAAAGGGGTGATTCTTTATATTTAATACCTCCAAGTTGGGAGGTAAGTAAGTTTTTTGCAAGACGATGTTATGAATTATTCTCTGGAAGCAAAGGTGAGTGCataaaacaacaacaaaagcCGACACGGAACGTACCATGTACTTGATATCGCGTACGAAGTCCCACATAAATTTGGAGTAATAACCTATTGGTTCGACATCGTCGTCCATTTCGTTAGCTATCTGGAGCAACCTGCCAGTGATACTGTCAGAAAGGCGTTGTTTTGGGACCTGCCTGTTTTGCAAATGTAGCTGAAGCAGCGAAAGGTCGGGGAGGTTAGATGTGATAACATTGATCAAGTTTTTCTCAGACGCATCAGCCTCGACTACTAGGTTCTTTATGGGTAATGTACTTTGGGAAAGGCAAGCAAGAGCCGGTCCCAGGGGTGCGTAACGCCCCACGTAGAGGCCACAATGCCCTCGCTCACATTTAATGGTTACATCTTGAATCGGCCTACCAGGGACAAAAGCTACGATCATATCTGCTGGACCAGAGATCGAGCGCAGATTCCCCAACGCAGAGTCCGGGAGCTGGAGGTAAGAGGGGATGGTATCGGGAACTGGCACTCCATACGAATCAGATGGTGGAATTCGAAGGGTGAAATCGATAGTTTCGATTTCGGGACAGGATACCAAGAAAGGAATCAGCACTGATGTGTCCTTAACTTGAATGTCCAAGCAAAGGAACCTCAGTCTGGTACAATTGGATTGATCTGTCAAAGATCGCAATATTTCGGGACAGTAAGTAGTGGATAGCAAAGTCAAATGCTCGAGTTGTTCGCCCGAAAATATATCGAGAATTCCCGTTGATTCTGTTGGATCATATTCCTCGAGCAAGGCTGACCAGGGGTTGTTAATTTTTAGTTTACGAGCCTTCAGTCGTAGACCCTGCGATAAAGTGCTCGCACCGAAACTGACCGAAGTAAAATTGAGTATATCAAGTTCAGACATGCGAGAAAGAGTGTTCAACACTTCTACATCCAAGTTGCTCCCACAGTCGATATGAAGAACGCGCAAGTTTTCGAATCGTGGTAGCAAATCCAAAAAACGGGAAACCAAGCGAGGGTGAAGTATATTATCGAATATTTTCACGGCCGTTTTCGCTGTCCGCCATCCAGGATATCTGTCGCAGTAAAGTACAGTGAGGTCCGTCACCAGGGGAGCATGTTTTTCGCTATATGCCAAAGCTTCGACATTATCTAGAAGACGGTTGACCTGATCTTCGAGATTCAGAGAGGAAAGTGGTCCAGGAGGTGATAGTGAGCAAGACACTTTTTTGAAGACGAGATGAAGGCATAGCGAATAGAAATAGTGACACGTTTGGATTATGCTTTTATGGTCGGAAAAACCAACATGGCTAAAGCACTCTAGCCATATCTCCCTTGGTAATCTTTCCAGATCTGGGTTGAGATTTGTTTGCAATGAAAGCATGACAGAGCAAATGCAACGGATAGCAGCGCAGCCTTGAAGTAGCACAACAATTGATGATTCTACCCGAGAATCAAAATCAAGTGTAGTTGATGATCGTCAAGACGTGAAAAAGAGTGTTGAAATGACGATTCTCAAAATCGTGGCACAGACAACGgaggggatggtggtggtaagaCTTCAAAAAAGAGATTCAAATGCCACTATTTATACTCATCCGAACAAAGGAAAAATTAATACCCACGTGTAACTGCCACCCTTGGTATGGACAAATATCATATCGATTCTACGACGAAACTGTTCAGATATTACAAAAGAGCAAATAATTCTACTTCCAAAATTCCTTTCCGCTTTGAATAGAGTACGTATAGTAAAGAAGATATAAAGATAGAATGCTCCATCGTCCGCGCTAGCCTTTACGGTTTGGTCACCATGCTCTCTCTTCCAGGACCGACACCGATCCACTTGACAGGAACTTTCATGAAGtcttcaatgaatttgataTACTTCTTGCAATTTTCGGGGAGGGCGTCAAAGGTGGTGATCTCTTCAATGGAGGTCTCCCAGCCAGGGAGCGTGACATATTCGACTTCCACCTTCGCGAGGAGCTCGAGGTCGGCAGGGAACCCGGCCAACTCTTTCCCGTCCACGAGATACTTGACGGCGACCTTGATCTCCGGAAGCTTGTCGAGGACGTCCAACTTGGTAAGGTTGAAGCTGTCATAGCCATTGATCAAGTGCGAATGCTTCAGCACAACAAGATCCAGCCACCCGCAACGCCTCCGGCGGCCAGTGGTCGTGCCATATTCGCGCCCAACTTCTTGAAGGTGCACACCGACATCCTATGTAATCAGGTGAGAAAAATGTCGAGCAAAAAAAGGCAGTATACGAACGTTAAGCTGCTCAGTTGGGAAAGGTCCTCCACCAACACGGGTAGTGTACGCTTTGACAACACCGATTGTGTGCCCGATCATCTTAGGAGGGATACCCAGACCAGTGCACACACCACCGATTGCCGTCGACGAGGATGTGACAAAGGGATACGTGCCATAATCCAAGTCGAGCATCAGTGCATTTGCACCCTCTACGAGCACCCTCTTGCCCGCCGTGATCGCGTTGTGCAGATATACTACGCTGTCGACGACATACGGGCGCAGACGGGCGGCGAGCTCGCGGTATCGCGCGATCTCGCCTTCGGTGTCGTACTCGAAATGTCCGTATCGCTTGAACCGGCCCTCGACGAGGGTGCGGAATTTCTTTGCGAAGGTCTCTTCATCGAAAAGATGATGCACGCGCAGGCCGGAGCGGGAGGCTTTGCCTGAGTAGGCCGGGCCGATACCCTTCCTAGTGGTTCCGATGCTGGTAGAAGAAGTTCAACGAAATGACGTAGTTTTTTATGAGCAAGGTGCATACCTGGAGCCTCCTAGTTCCACCTCTTTCAGTCCATCAACGATTTGGTGGAAATCGAATACGAGGTGTGCACGGTCAGAGATAAAAAGGCGGCCAGTGCAATTAAGGCCTTCAAAAATTAATCATGAGGGGCGTTTTAAAGTTTTGTCAATAATCTTACCTTGGCTTTCAAGATCGTCAAGCTCTTTGAAGAACGAAGGGACATGGACGACGACACCAGATCCAATCAGTCCAGTGCAAGCAGGATTTACAAGCCCTAGATATAATGTTTAATGTTTAGCTGATGATAAGTTGAGCAACACTTACCACTCGGCAACAGATGAAAAGCAAAGGTCTTCTTCACTCCGTTAACAGGGACGACAATGGTGTGGCCAGCATTATTTCCACCTGCACATCGTGCGCAGACGTCGATGTCCGCAGCAAGAATATCAACCAGTTTCCCCTTCCCTTCATCTCCCCACTGAGAACCCAACACAACAGACACTGAGCATCCCCAAGAAAAAATTACGAGAATTCAGGGTTAGATTAGATGATCAAACCACGATTAAAATTTGGCTTACCGCTCATTGCTGGTGGGCTGAACTACTCGGTAACCGAGAATGAATACTATGCGATTATACGGCTAGAAGTATGATTCACGGCAACTACAAGATACAAATATCAATGATAAGAGTGAGGAGGGCGGTCCCCGGCACAAAGATGGTGAAGGAAACATTTTATCTTGGCCATCGTTCATTACGGGCGTGAAATAGTGCGATCGGCCGTTTCTTGCCGAATCAAACTCCGACATCCTTCC
This Psilocybe cubensis strain MGC-MH-2018 chromosome 3, whole genome shotgun sequence DNA region includes the following protein-coding sequences:
- a CDS encoding Laccase — encoded protein: MILKTLKERYMTTFPKADSTLINGKGRYPKGKPAALSVVNVEYGKRYRLRLISITCDGSYTIFIDKHPFTVIEADGQSVVPVRAIDALTIFAGQRYSVVIVANQPIGNYWIRAQRGVVQGNVDPFEGGLNSAILRYKGAEEVEPVPIPYIPPNRVLRETELHALIDPEAPGKPEQDGGDVNLHFSITYDEKTKMFLTNGKYFQPPKVPVLLQLLSGTPPEELLPEGSIFTLPRNKTISISMLPGEFDTPHPFHLHGHTFSVVRSANTTDDPAPKYNYRDPVRRDTVNLGKVDSGSNVTIRFRTDNPGPWIFHCHVDWHLERGMAIVFAEAPEEARKEIHPPEEWHYLCPVFDNLPESLTSISTVAIPPPTATTIEPTPFINLL
- a CDS encoding Adenylosuccinate synthetase 1; amino-acid sequence: MSVSVVLGSQWGDEGKGKLVDILAADIDVCARCAGGNNAGHTIVVPVNGVKKTFAFHLLPSGLVNPACTGLIGSGVVVHVPSFFKELDDLESQGLNCTGRLFISDRAHLVFDFHQIVDGLKEVELGGSSIGTTRKGIGPAYSGKASRSGLRVHHLFDEETFAKKFRTLVEGRFKRYGHFEYDTEGEIARYRELAARLRPYVVDSVVYLHNAITAGKRVLVEGANALMLDLDYGTYPFVTSSSTAIGGVCTGLGIPPKMIGHTIGVVKAYTTRVGGGPFPTEQLNDVGVHLQEVGREYGTTTGRRRRCGWLDLVVLKHSHLINGYDSFNLTKLDVLDKLPEIKVAVKYLVDGKELAGFPADLELLAKVEVEYVTLPGWETSIEEITTFDALPENCKKYIKFIEDFMKVPVKWIGVGPGRESMVTKP